A genomic window from Sphingobacterium sp. BN32 includes:
- the apaG gene encoding Co2+/Mg2+ efflux protein ApaG, whose translation MATQTTSGVKISVEAIYQSEYSNPENEHFMFAYRITIENTSEYTVQLMRRHWNIFDSNGDTKQVDGEGVVGEQPVLQPGEVHQYVSGCNLKTDLGFMEGYYEMLRQLDNSIFHVHIPRFNLIASYRLN comes from the coding sequence ATGGCGACACAAACCACATCAGGCGTAAAGATATCGGTTGAAGCGATCTATCAATCCGAATATTCCAATCCAGAGAATGAGCACTTCATGTTTGCTTACCGTATTACTATAGAAAATACGAGCGAATATACTGTACAGCTTATGCGCAGACATTGGAATATCTTTGATTCCAATGGCGACACCAAGCAAGTTGATGGCGAAGGCGTCGTTGGTGAGCAACCAGTGCTCCAGCCTGGCGAAGTCCATCAATACGTTTCAGGATGCAATCTGAAGACCGACTTAGGCTTCATGGAAGGATATTATGAGATGTTGAGACAGCTGGATAACTCCATCTTCCATGTCCACATTCCTCGATTTAATCTGATCGCAAGCTACCGTTTGAACTAA